From the Micromonospora sediminicola genome, one window contains:
- a CDS encoding ABC transporter substrate-binding protein → MPSFTSSGFSRRSFLRTAAGGALGIATGGALAACGGGSEAGSDGAVGLRAAWFGGDDRHKRTVKAFEIIQGKVPNTTIKTEYGGFDGYFDKLSTQISGGGAPDIVQMNFDPQLSDFALRNALTDLSKHVGRGLDLSALPQVDQANGKVADKVYGVSLGTLVPAVMVDTTALASLKLTAPTSWNWDSYADFALTVSQAGGGKVAGTEDASAYDHVLLVWLFHRGRPGIFAPDGSVAATEADVTEWFQYWEKLRRSGACVDIKVQAAHNNGDHPTNPLVIGKAALALQFSTTLGVWSGITKHTLAFAPMPDAVSGSNPGNYARPSALWSVPRGTKNVDRTVDVINTFINDTEVAKALGFTRAMPNANALKAIGTELAPAEKALIAHTNAILAKPLAPAPRVPKGGSETGKILKRNAEEVAFGRTTAPEAAKKFVAEIKAAVGK, encoded by the coding sequence ATGCCCTCGTTCACCTCGTCCGGGTTCTCCCGGCGATCCTTCCTCCGCACCGCCGCCGGCGGCGCCCTCGGTATCGCCACCGGCGGCGCGCTGGCCGCCTGCGGTGGCGGCTCTGAGGCCGGCTCCGACGGAGCGGTCGGGCTGCGCGCCGCCTGGTTCGGCGGCGACGACCGGCACAAGCGGACCGTCAAGGCCTTCGAGATCATCCAAGGCAAGGTCCCGAACACCACGATCAAGACCGAGTACGGCGGCTTCGACGGCTACTTCGACAAGCTGTCGACGCAGATCTCCGGCGGCGGCGCCCCGGACATCGTGCAGATGAACTTCGACCCGCAGCTGTCGGACTTCGCCCTGCGCAACGCGCTCACCGACCTCAGCAAGCACGTCGGCAGGGGACTCGACCTGTCGGCCCTGCCGCAGGTCGACCAGGCCAACGGCAAGGTCGCCGACAAGGTCTACGGCGTCAGCCTCGGCACCCTGGTGCCCGCCGTCATGGTCGACACCACCGCGCTCGCGTCGCTGAAGCTGACCGCACCGACCAGCTGGAACTGGGACAGCTACGCCGACTTCGCGCTCACGGTCAGCCAGGCCGGCGGCGGCAAGGTCGCCGGCACCGAGGACGCCAGCGCCTACGACCACGTGCTGCTGGTCTGGCTGTTCCACCGCGGCCGGCCGGGCATCTTCGCACCGGACGGCTCGGTCGCCGCCACCGAGGCCGACGTCACCGAGTGGTTCCAGTACTGGGAGAAGCTGCGCCGCAGCGGCGCCTGCGTCGACATCAAGGTCCAGGCCGCGCACAACAACGGCGACCACCCCACGAACCCCCTGGTCATCGGCAAGGCGGCCCTGGCGCTGCAGTTCTCCACCACGCTCGGCGTGTGGTCCGGGATCACCAAGCACACGCTCGCCTTCGCCCCCATGCCCGACGCCGTCTCCGGCAGCAACCCCGGCAACTACGCCCGCCCGTCGGCGCTGTGGTCGGTGCCCCGCGGCACGAAGAACGTCGACCGCACGGTCGACGTCATCAATACGTTCATCAACGACACCGAGGTCGCCAAGGCGCTCGGCTTCACCCGCGCGATGCCCAACGCCAACGCGCTCAAAGCGATCGGCACCGAGCTCGCCCCCGCCGAGAAGGCCCTCATCGCCCACACCAACGCCATCCTCGCCAAGCCGCTCGCGCCGGCGCCGCGCGTACCCAAGGGCGGCAGCGAGACCGGCAAGATCCTCAAGCGCAACGCCGAGGAGGTCGCGTTCGGCCGCACCACCGCCCCGGAGGCGGCGAAGAAGTTCGTGGCCGAGATCAAGGCCGCCGTCGGAAAGTGA
- a CDS encoding FAD-dependent oxidoreductase produces MTPQPHRKDFDEHTFDLVVVGGGLAGLCAALAAARGGTRTAIVQDRPMFGGNSSSEVRVVPHGASHGAAWGAETGIVHELILADRATNHESFFDHGLINSLYDLTLFEAARSEPLLTTFMNTSVRGVLADDLAEPDGRYTRRVVAVHGSQLGSEKELLLRARQFVDASGDGTVGSLAGAEHRYGRESRATFGEPLAPAEADETTLGSTITMRAKKIDRPAPYTPPAWIARYTSPDDFVMDRRLYHIEKEQFGGYWWLEVNNPFHQIDDYEAIRDELHRHVLGVWNYLKNHSPEKERFTNYVLEWIGQIPGKRESRRFVGDVTVTEQDCHADRRWPDGVAYASWWIDLHIKGGINNREAPGERENIDKRYSDYIRVVPFSLPLRAFYSRNVENLWLAGRIYSVSHIALGPVRVQQTLAAAGQAVGLAAAHALRHGVTPRALADPDGPYIQPLRQDLLRHDARLLGVRNTDPTDLARTANVTASSSVPLALPDPIGLPDTKHRWQPLDTDRAQVVPLTTGRVDEVAVYLRHTGDTATEVTVELEELQRIWDREHGKPVASAMLRVPPGHEGWLAVPLDAAVTPDRPHRVILRAGGPATADVAWATATPMPVGTVAQYLCVSPGGPEDKNAHLDCLSPAEVDLPAYELWRQFRKGAHGLRLTPEQRPYEARYAVNGAAWPEDLPNLWASAPIGQDPEWLRLDWPEPVTFRHVRLSFDTDLDAGCDKRPGFYRAPQCARDWRLAALVDGEWTELHRETGNIQRHRVVRLHAPVTTTAVRVEIHAVHDDTATFGARIFEVRVHAD; encoded by the coding sequence ATGACACCCCAGCCCCACCGGAAAGACTTCGACGAGCACACCTTCGACCTGGTCGTCGTCGGCGGCGGCCTCGCCGGCCTCTGCGCGGCGCTCGCCGCCGCCCGCGGCGGCACCCGCACCGCCATCGTGCAGGACCGCCCGATGTTCGGCGGCAACTCCTCCAGCGAAGTCCGCGTCGTGCCGCACGGGGCCTCCCACGGGGCCGCCTGGGGCGCCGAGACCGGCATCGTGCACGAACTGATCCTCGCCGACCGGGCCACCAACCACGAGTCCTTCTTCGACCACGGCCTCATCAACAGCCTGTACGACCTCACCCTCTTCGAGGCCGCGCGCAGCGAGCCGCTGCTCACCACGTTCATGAACACGTCGGTCCGCGGAGTCCTCGCCGACGACCTGGCCGAGCCGGACGGCCGCTACACCCGCCGCGTCGTCGCCGTGCACGGCAGCCAGCTCGGCAGCGAGAAGGAACTGCTGCTGCGGGCCCGGCAGTTCGTCGACGCCAGCGGCGACGGCACCGTCGGCAGCCTCGCCGGCGCCGAGCACCGCTACGGCCGCGAGTCCCGCGCCACCTTCGGCGAGCCGCTCGCCCCGGCCGAGGCCGACGAAACCACCCTCGGCTCCACCATCACCATGCGGGCCAAGAAGATCGACCGTCCGGCCCCCTACACCCCGCCGGCGTGGATCGCGCGGTACACCTCCCCGGACGACTTCGTGATGGACCGCCGGCTCTACCACATCGAGAAGGAGCAGTTCGGCGGCTACTGGTGGTTGGAGGTCAACAACCCGTTCCACCAGATCGACGACTACGAGGCGATCCGCGACGAGCTGCACCGCCACGTCCTCGGCGTCTGGAACTACCTCAAGAACCACAGCCCCGAGAAGGAGCGGTTCACCAACTACGTCCTGGAGTGGATCGGCCAGATCCCCGGCAAGCGGGAGTCCCGCCGCTTCGTCGGCGACGTCACCGTCACCGAGCAGGACTGCCACGCGGACCGACGCTGGCCCGACGGCGTCGCCTACGCCAGCTGGTGGATCGACCTGCACATCAAGGGCGGCATCAACAACCGCGAGGCCCCCGGCGAACGGGAGAACATCGACAAGCGCTACAGCGACTACATCCGGGTGGTGCCGTTCTCCCTGCCGCTGCGCGCGTTCTACAGCCGCAACGTCGAGAACCTGTGGCTCGCCGGGCGGATCTACTCGGTGTCGCACATCGCCCTCGGCCCGGTCCGGGTGCAGCAGACCCTCGCCGCCGCCGGGCAGGCCGTCGGGCTCGCCGCCGCGCACGCCCTGCGCCACGGGGTGACGCCCCGGGCCCTGGCCGACCCGGACGGCCCGTACATCCAGCCGCTGCGGCAGGACCTGCTGCGCCACGACGCCCGCCTGCTGGGCGTCCGCAACACCGACCCGACCGACCTGGCCCGCACCGCGAACGTCACGGCGAGCAGCAGCGTCCCACTTGCGCTGCCCGACCCCATCGGCCTGCCCGACACCAAGCACCGCTGGCAGCCGCTGGACACCGACCGCGCCCAGGTCGTGCCCTTGACCACCGGGCGCGTCGACGAGGTCGCCGTCTACCTGCGGCACACCGGCGACACGGCGACCGAGGTCACCGTCGAGCTGGAGGAACTGCAGCGCATCTGGGACCGCGAGCACGGCAAGCCCGTCGCGTCGGCCATGCTGCGGGTGCCTCCCGGCCACGAGGGCTGGCTGGCCGTGCCGCTCGACGCCGCGGTCACCCCGGACCGGCCGCACCGGGTGATCCTGCGCGCCGGCGGTCCCGCGACGGCCGACGTCGCCTGGGCGACGGCCACGCCGATGCCCGTCGGCACGGTCGCCCAGTACCTGTGCGTCTCACCCGGCGGGCCGGAGGACAAGAACGCGCACCTGGACTGCCTGTCGCCCGCCGAGGTCGACCTGCCCGCGTACGAGCTGTGGCGACAGTTCCGCAAGGGCGCGCACGGCCTGCGCCTCACCCCGGAACAGCGGCCCTACGAGGCCCGGTACGCGGTCAACGGCGCCGCCTGGCCCGAGGACCTGCCCAACCTGTGGGCGTCGGCACCGATCGGCCAGGATCCCGAGTGGCTGCGCCTGGACTGGCCGGAGCCCGTGACGTTTCGGCACGTGCGGCTGAGCTTCGACACCGACCTGGACGCGGGCTGCGACAAGCGACCCGGCTTCTACCGCGCACCGCAGTGCGCCCGCGACTGGCGACTCGCCGCGCTCGTCGACGGCGAGTGGACCGAACTGCACCGGGAGACCGGCAACATCCAGCGGCACCGGGTGGTGCGACTGCACGCGCCGGTGACCACCACCGCCGTACGGGTCGAGATCCACGCCGTGCACGACGACACCGCCACCTTCGGCGCCCGCATCTTCGAGGTTCGCGTCCATGCAGACTGA
- a CDS encoding GNAT family N-acetyltransferase, whose translation MGLRARQASDVAVLHDELYNDVDTRSRADTRAWRPIPEGSTASPYALTEPTDEAACFSVVRLSDGELAGEALLWGIDSHNRSGHLGLSLRPRLRGARLGEDATRLLCHYGFRTLGLHRLQMETLVDNSAMIRIANQVGFRREGIRRQAAWVDGTFADELTFGLLASEWAEARDGTAGHSPTSSSRA comes from the coding sequence GTGGGGCTACGGGCACGGCAGGCGTCGGATGTGGCGGTGCTGCACGACGAGCTCTACAACGACGTGGACACCCGATCTCGGGCTGACACCCGGGCTTGGCGACCGATCCCCGAGGGATCCACCGCGTCGCCGTACGCGCTGACAGAGCCAACGGATGAAGCCGCCTGCTTCTCCGTGGTCCGGCTCAGCGACGGGGAACTGGCCGGTGAGGCGTTGCTGTGGGGCATCGACTCCCACAACCGCAGCGGACACCTGGGACTGTCGCTACGCCCTCGGCTACGCGGGGCCAGACTGGGCGAGGACGCCACCAGGCTCTTGTGTCACTACGGCTTCCGCACACTCGGTCTGCACCGGTTGCAGATGGAGACCCTCGTCGACAACAGCGCCATGATCCGCATCGCGAACCAGGTCGGGTTTCGACGAGAGGGCATCCGACGTCAAGCGGCCTGGGTCGACGGGACCTTCGCGGACGAGCTGACGTTTGGGCTGTTGGCGAGCGAGTGGGCCGAAGCCCGCGACGGAACCGCCGGCCACAGTCCGACATCGTCGTCGAGGGCGTGA
- a CDS encoding carbohydrate ABC transporter permease, producing the protein MKPRLLTHGVLLLGLAVMLYPVLWLVASSLRRGEDIFTSRGLWPDPATLDNYTTGWRGAGEVGFGRYLTNSLLVCAGAVVGNMIACSMAAYVFARLDFAFKKVLFAIMLATIMLPHHVTLVPQYGLFRALGWINTFLPLIVPKFLAVDAFFIFLMVQFIRSIPRELDEAAEVDGCGPIRIYWRVVLPLLTPALVTTAIFTFIWTYDDLFTQLIYLNDPARATVPIGLRTFLDATSSSNWGAMFAMSTVALLPAVVVFTFFQRRLVEGIAASGVKG; encoded by the coding sequence GTGAAGCCTCGTCTGCTCACCCACGGCGTGCTGCTGCTCGGGCTGGCCGTCATGCTCTACCCGGTGCTCTGGCTCGTGGCGAGTTCGCTGCGCCGCGGCGAGGACATCTTCACCAGTCGGGGGCTGTGGCCCGATCCCGCCACGCTCGACAACTACACCACCGGTTGGCGGGGCGCCGGCGAGGTCGGCTTCGGCCGGTACCTGACCAACTCGCTGCTCGTCTGCGCGGGCGCCGTCGTCGGCAACATGATCGCCTGCTCGATGGCCGCCTACGTGTTCGCCCGGCTGGACTTCGCGTTCAAGAAGGTGCTCTTCGCGATCATGCTCGCCACGATCATGCTGCCGCACCACGTGACGCTCGTCCCGCAGTACGGCCTGTTCCGCGCGCTCGGGTGGATCAACACGTTCCTGCCGCTGATCGTCCCGAAGTTCCTCGCCGTCGACGCGTTCTTCATCTTCCTGATGGTGCAGTTCATCCGCTCGATCCCGCGGGAACTCGACGAGGCCGCCGAGGTCGACGGCTGCGGCCCGATCCGCATCTACTGGCGGGTCGTCCTGCCGCTGCTGACCCCGGCGCTGGTCACCACGGCCATCTTCACCTTCATCTGGACCTACGACGACCTGTTCACGCAGCTCATCTACCTCAACGACCCCGCGCGGGCCACGGTGCCGATCGGGCTGCGCACGTTCCTGGACGCGACCAGTTCCTCGAACTGGGGAGCCATGTTCGCCATGTCGACGGTGGCGTTGCTGCCGGCGGTCGTGGTCTTCACGTTCTTCCAACGGCGGCTGGTCGAAGGCATCGCGGCCAGCGGCGTGAAGGGCTGA
- a CDS encoding carbohydrate ABC transporter permease has product MTLLTRRAARPRPDSTRPRLAGRSGSRRRHRHNRAAYLLLAPWLVGLLGLTAGPMVASLYLSLTEYDVLNPPVFIGADNYVEMFADDPRYLSSLWTTTIYVAVSVPVKLAFALGVALALNRGLRGLSFYRAVYYVPSLLGGSVAIAVMWRQIFGGDGLVNSLLGALGFTDLPAWVADPDYALGTLIVLAVWQFGSPMVIFLAGLKQIPGELYEAAEADGAGTWRRFRSVTLPLLTPVIFFNVVLQLIGSFQSFTPAFVVSGGTGGPLDSTLLYTLYLYEQGWANFRMGYASAMAWVLLGIIGALTAVAFITSRYWVHYTDGDK; this is encoded by the coding sequence GTGACGCTCCTGACGAGGCGGGCCGCCCGCCCGAGGCCCGACTCCACCCGGCCGCGGCTGGCCGGGCGGAGCGGATCCCGGCGGCGCCACCGCCACAACCGGGCGGCGTACCTGCTGCTCGCCCCCTGGCTCGTCGGCCTGCTGGGCCTCACCGCCGGCCCGATGGTGGCCTCGCTCTACCTGTCGCTGACCGAGTACGACGTGCTCAACCCGCCGGTGTTCATCGGCGCGGACAACTACGTCGAGATGTTCGCCGACGATCCGCGCTACCTGTCGTCGCTGTGGACGACGACGATCTACGTCGCCGTGTCGGTGCCGGTCAAGCTGGCCTTCGCGCTCGGCGTGGCACTGGCCCTCAACCGAGGGCTGCGCGGGCTCAGCTTCTACCGGGCGGTCTACTACGTCCCGTCGCTGCTCGGCGGGTCCGTCGCGATCGCCGTCATGTGGCGCCAGATCTTCGGCGGGGACGGCCTGGTCAACTCGCTGCTCGGCGCCCTCGGGTTCACCGACCTGCCTGCCTGGGTGGCGGACCCGGACTACGCCCTCGGCACGCTGATCGTGCTCGCGGTGTGGCAGTTCGGATCCCCGATGGTCATCTTCCTCGCCGGCCTGAAGCAGATCCCCGGCGAGCTGTACGAGGCCGCCGAGGCGGACGGTGCCGGCACCTGGCGGCGGTTTCGCAGCGTCACGCTGCCGCTGCTCACCCCGGTCATCTTCTTCAACGTGGTGCTGCAGCTCATCGGCTCCTTCCAGTCGTTCACCCCGGCGTTCGTGGTCTCCGGCGGCACCGGCGGCCCGCTGGACTCGACGCTGCTCTACACGCTCTACCTCTACGAGCAGGGCTGGGCGAACTTCCGGATGGGCTACGCGTCCGCGATGGCCTGGGTGCTGCTCGGCATCATCGGCGCGCTCACCGCGGTCGCCTTCATCACGTCCCGCTACTGGGTCCACTACACGGACGGTGACAAGTGA
- a CDS encoding ROK family transcriptional regulator, with protein MAATRPGSKRLLRDINRHLVLQLIAEHGPLSRTDLARRGQLTASTITHIVADFAAAGLITETAAVRASAGRQPVLVDLAPQTGHLVGIKLRDDDMTVVVADLRCSVVHALEAPVAPDAAPREAVEMISAAIEKAVREAGVPRESLLGVGVGVPGVVDAARRRIVFSHARGWRDADIGGWLESRLGVPVWIDNVVNTLAMGLNRFGAGRDAGDFLVVTVGRGIGLGAVLGGGLFRGAHGAASDFGHTTVDASPYAPHCNCGKRGCLEAVASDYGIVRAVLGHDPGLTVEDHIDAIVDRARSGDERLRELFRRAGESLGVAIANLINLFDPALVLLAGEGLRAKDLFLDRLRAAVPLHTPGHRPDELYVELLDVTDQDWARGAAAIVLHELLRSPVWTSDRPPLIHRLLPEAAATA; from the coding sequence GTGGCCGCCACGAGACCGGGCAGCAAACGTCTCCTCCGAGACATCAACCGCCATCTCGTGCTGCAACTGATCGCGGAGCACGGTCCACTGTCGCGCACCGACCTCGCCCGCCGCGGTCAGCTGACGGCCAGCACGATCACCCACATCGTCGCCGACTTCGCCGCCGCCGGCCTGATCACCGAGACCGCCGCCGTCCGCGCCTCGGCCGGGCGGCAGCCGGTCCTGGTCGACCTGGCCCCGCAGACCGGTCATCTGGTCGGCATCAAGCTGCGCGACGACGACATGACCGTCGTCGTCGCCGACCTGCGCTGCAGCGTCGTGCACGCCTTGGAGGCACCGGTGGCCCCCGACGCCGCCCCGCGCGAGGCCGTCGAGATGATCTCCGCCGCGATCGAGAAGGCGGTACGCGAGGCCGGCGTCCCCCGGGAGAGCCTGCTCGGCGTCGGCGTCGGCGTTCCCGGCGTTGTCGACGCCGCGCGTCGGCGCATCGTGTTCTCGCACGCTCGCGGATGGCGCGACGCCGACATCGGCGGCTGGCTCGAGTCCCGCCTCGGTGTGCCGGTGTGGATCGACAACGTGGTCAACACCCTCGCCATGGGGCTGAACCGCTTCGGCGCGGGCCGCGACGCCGGCGACTTCCTCGTCGTCACGGTCGGCCGTGGCATCGGGCTCGGCGCCGTCCTCGGCGGCGGCCTGTTCCGCGGCGCGCACGGCGCGGCCAGCGACTTCGGCCACACCACAGTGGATGCCTCCCCGTACGCGCCGCACTGCAACTGCGGTAAGCGTGGCTGTCTGGAGGCGGTTGCCAGCGACTACGGGATCGTCCGCGCGGTCCTCGGCCACGACCCCGGCCTCACCGTCGAGGACCACATCGACGCCATCGTGGACCGGGCGCGCTCCGGTGACGAGCGGCTGCGGGAGCTGTTCAGGCGGGCCGGTGAGAGCCTCGGCGTCGCCATCGCCAACCTCATCAACCTCTTCGATCCGGCCCTGGTGCTCCTCGCCGGGGAGGGCCTGCGCGCGAAGGACCTCTTCCTCGACCGGCTGCGCGCCGCGGTGCCCCTGCACACCCCGGGCCACCGGCCGGACGAACTGTACGTCGAGTTGCTCGACGTGACCGACCAGGACTGGGCCCGGGGCGCCGCCGCGATCGTGCTGCACGAACTGCTGCGTTCGCCGGTCTGGACGAGCGACCGCCCCCCGCTGATCCACCGGCTGCTGCCCGAGGCGGCCGCCACGGCCTGA
- a CDS encoding glycosyl hydrolase family 28-related protein, producing MYRRSLLRALAATPLAAAVPAGTVLGTASPAAAAPWRSSLYPTGWTPGYRQNPADSAKFLHDFSYAGYHEGRDPIPTNPSWASRVYDVRTRFGAVGDGVADDTVPIQKALDAAAADGGGTVYLPAGTYRVSPQGSNPYTLWLHSSRTILKGAGSSSTRIYNAASVMRDPGAAFGKNVIRVGPVANRLAWDDWWYGAETNVKAVTAAVGHQATVLPVANTAGLAVGDWIVVRCSVTDQFIADHAMTGYWDQAVVDGQRVAGGLVFYRRITAKTATSVTVDIPLRYRLLPSWNPRIYTVSSHLGEVGVQGISIGMRQNTTPGTGDEQFDEPGTGAYQMHDASVISMDRVVYGWVRDVKTFRPQGNTADVHILSKGIELVETRNVTLQDVYVAKPQYKGAGGNGYLVQFVNAQENLLTSSTIDHGRHNVTFDRMGSSGNVVHDSTLRFGRLPSDFHRYLSPSNLWDSITFDGDCLNAVNRGHASLHAGHTTSQSVFWNVTGGAASPASRYLIETAQHGYGYVMGTSSTGTGYHTVTTVAVTFTPGSNPQPTDVVEGVGAGATLEPRSLYADQLARRLG from the coding sequence ATGTACCGACGCTCCCTGCTTCGTGCCCTCGCGGCGACCCCCCTCGCCGCCGCGGTGCCCGCCGGCACCGTTCTCGGCACGGCCTCCCCCGCCGCCGCCGCGCCGTGGCGCAGCTCTCTTTACCCGACCGGCTGGACGCCTGGATACCGGCAGAACCCCGCCGATTCGGCGAAGTTCCTGCACGACTTCAGCTACGCGGGCTACCACGAGGGCCGGGACCCGATCCCGACGAATCCGTCCTGGGCCTCCCGGGTGTACGACGTACGAACGCGGTTCGGGGCGGTCGGCGACGGCGTCGCCGACGACACCGTGCCGATCCAGAAGGCCCTGGACGCGGCCGCGGCCGACGGCGGCGGCACGGTCTACCTGCCCGCCGGGACGTATCGCGTGAGCCCGCAGGGGTCGAACCCCTACACCCTCTGGCTGCACAGCTCGCGGACGATCCTCAAGGGCGCGGGATCGAGCAGCACCCGGATCTACAACGCGGCGTCGGTCATGCGCGACCCGGGCGCCGCGTTCGGCAAGAATGTCATCCGGGTCGGTCCGGTCGCGAATCGGCTCGCCTGGGACGACTGGTGGTACGGGGCGGAGACAAACGTCAAGGCCGTCACCGCAGCCGTCGGGCACCAGGCCACCGTTCTTCCGGTGGCGAACACGGCGGGGCTGGCCGTCGGCGACTGGATCGTGGTGCGGTGCAGCGTCACCGACCAGTTCATCGCCGACCACGCCATGACCGGCTACTGGGACCAGGCCGTCGTCGACGGGCAGCGGGTCGCCGGCGGCCTCGTGTTCTACCGCCGGATCACCGCGAAGACCGCCACCAGCGTCACCGTCGACATCCCGCTGCGCTACCGGCTGCTCCCCAGCTGGAATCCGCGGATCTACACGGTGTCGTCGCACCTCGGCGAGGTCGGCGTGCAGGGCATCTCCATCGGCATGCGGCAGAACACCACACCCGGCACCGGCGACGAGCAGTTCGACGAGCCGGGAACCGGGGCGTACCAGATGCACGACGCCTCGGTCATCTCGATGGACCGGGTGGTCTACGGCTGGGTGCGCGACGTCAAGACGTTCCGCCCGCAGGGCAACACCGCCGACGTGCACATCCTGTCCAAGGGCATCGAGCTGGTCGAGACCCGCAACGTCACCCTGCAGGACGTCTACGTGGCCAAGCCGCAGTACAAGGGCGCCGGCGGCAACGGCTACCTGGTGCAGTTCGTCAACGCGCAGGAGAACCTGCTCACCAGCTCGACGATCGACCACGGACGCCACAACGTCACGTTCGACCGGATGGGCTCCAGCGGCAACGTCGTGCACGACTCGACCCTGCGGTTCGGGCGCCTGCCCAGCGACTTCCACCGCTACCTGTCACCGTCGAACCTGTGGGACTCGATCACCTTCGACGGCGACTGCCTCAACGCCGTCAACCGAGGCCACGCGAGCCTGCACGCCGGGCACACCACCAGCCAGTCGGTGTTCTGGAACGTCACGGGCGGGGCTGCCAGCCCCGCGTCGCGGTACCTGATCGAGACCGCCCAGCACGGCTACGGCTACGTCATGGGCACCAGCTCGACCGGCACCGGCTACCACACCGTCACCACCGTCGCGGTGACCTTCACTCCCGGCTCCAACCCGCAGCCCACCGACGTCGTCGAGGGTGTCGGCGCCGGGGCCACCCTCGAACCACGCTCGCTCTACGCCGACCAGCTGGCCCGCCGGCTCGGCTGA
- a CDS encoding glycoside hydrolase family 125 protein — MQTDTDPTAPPAGPQVPRRMLDALDEVAGAVANRLSPTLPRAARLFRAAFRNTLETTVRPQDDGTVYVITGDIPAMWLRDSAAQVRPYLLLAGQNDDFADLLVGVVRRQWRYIRHDPYANAFNETANGATWDPSDLTAMTPLVWERKYEIDSLCYPVLLAADVHAVTGRTDHLDADFVAAATRILEVWDAEVDHDRDSPYTFYRAGEGLARAGRGTPTAPTGLLWSGFRPSDDPCERHFLVPANAMAAVAGRRLAELLSAGADEPGRRELAARARGHATRIRAALADHAVVAHPDHGRIYAYEVDGLGGAVLMDDANVPSLLSLPYLGWCAPDDPLYTATRAFVLSPGNPYYYAGRHAAGIGSPHQGDASRVWPIALAMQGLTATDPAEREALLATLAACDADTGLMHEEFHVDDPADYTRPWFAWANSLFAELCLLHAGLPVPGGDRP, encoded by the coding sequence ATGCAGACTGACACCGACCCGACCGCGCCGCCCGCCGGCCCCCAGGTGCCGCGGCGGATGCTCGACGCCCTGGACGAGGTGGCCGGCGCGGTCGCCAACCGGCTGTCCCCGACCCTGCCCCGGGCGGCGCGGCTCTTCCGGGCCGCGTTCCGCAACACGCTGGAGACCACGGTCCGGCCGCAGGACGACGGCACCGTTTACGTGATCACCGGCGACATCCCCGCCATGTGGCTCCGGGACTCCGCGGCGCAGGTCCGGCCGTACCTGCTGCTCGCCGGGCAGAACGACGACTTCGCGGACCTTCTCGTCGGCGTCGTCCGCAGGCAATGGCGCTACATCCGACATGATCCGTACGCCAACGCGTTCAACGAGACCGCCAACGGCGCGACGTGGGACCCGTCCGACCTGACCGCCATGACCCCGCTGGTCTGGGAGCGCAAGTACGAGATCGACTCGCTGTGTTACCCGGTGCTGCTCGCCGCCGACGTGCACGCGGTCACCGGCCGAACGGACCACCTGGACGCCGACTTCGTCGCGGCGGCCACGAGGATCCTCGAGGTGTGGGACGCCGAGGTCGACCACGACCGCGACTCGCCATACACCTTCTACCGCGCGGGCGAAGGGCTGGCCCGCGCGGGCCGGGGCACCCCGACCGCACCGACCGGCCTGCTGTGGTCCGGGTTCCGCCCGAGCGACGACCCGTGCGAGCGGCACTTCCTCGTACCGGCGAACGCCATGGCGGCGGTCGCCGGGCGGCGGCTCGCCGAGCTGCTCTCCGCCGGAGCCGACGAGCCCGGCCGGCGGGAGCTCGCGGCGCGGGCACGCGGCCACGCCACCCGCATCCGCGCGGCGCTGGCCGACCACGCCGTCGTCGCGCACCCGGACCACGGGCGGATCTACGCCTACGAGGTGGACGGGCTCGGCGGCGCGGTGCTCATGGACGACGCGAACGTGCCCAGCCTCCTGTCCCTGCCCTACCTCGGCTGGTGCGCGCCGGACGACCCGCTGTACACGGCCACCAGGGCGTTCGTGCTCAGCCCCGGCAACCCGTACTACTACGCCGGGCGGCACGCCGCCGGGATCGGCAGCCCCCACCAGGGCGACGCGTCCCGGGTGTGGCCGATCGCGCTCGCCATGCAGGGCCTCACCGCGACCGACCCGGCCGAACGGGAGGCGCTGCTGGCCACCCTGGCCGCCTGCGACGCGGACACCGGCCTGATGCACGAGGAGTTCCACGTCGACGATCCCGCCGACTACACCCGGCCCTGGTTCGCCTGGGCCAACTCGCTCTTCGCCGAGCTGTGCCTGCTGCACGCGGGCCTGCCGGTGCCCGGAGGTGACCGGCCGTGA